Below is a window of Flavobacterium cyclinae DNA.
ATGCTAATCCAACTGTTTTAAAGAATGTCACAAATTTAAAAGTTACAGAATCTGTTCAAACAGAGGGATTTGCTTTTAATGGTGTTAGTAAAATTCAGGTCCCATTGAGAACAAATGATATCCAAACGATATTACATTTTACGGCTAATGGTGACGATTCTGATATTACCAATGACAATCTTGACGAAATCACTTTTAATTACGCCACTCAAGAGGTTTATATTTCTCGTGCATGCGGTTATAAAATGACATTTCAACTAAACACTACAGATGGAACAGTTTTAACAACTGATACTAACAATTGGATTCAAAACATTGTAATCTCTCAACCTAATATTGAAAACGAAAATGAAATACATGTTAAAATATATTTTTAGTATTGGCTTATTATGCGTTTCATTTTTAGGTAATGCACAATCTAAAGACACTACAAAGGTTTTATTTCCTGAGCGTTATGGTTTACGCTTGGGAGCCGATTTACATAAAATTGCACGTTCCTTTTATGAAGAAGACTATCGCGGTTTTGAAATTGTAGGAGACTATCGTTTAACCAAGCGTTTTTATCTTGCGGGAGAACTTGGAAACGAAGACAAAACTATTGATGACGACCGATTGAATTTCACTACAAAAGGCACCTATTTTAAAGTAGGTTTTGATTATAACTCTTTTGAGAATTGGCTTGATATGGAAAATATGATTTATATTGGTATGCGATATGGTGTTAGCAGTTTTAATCATACATTGAATAGTTACAAAATTTATGACCCAACCAATTATTACGGAGAAAATATTGTAATATCTGGCGAAAAATTTAGTGGATTGAATGCCAGTTGGTTAGAAGTAGTAGGTGGAATCAAAGCCGAATTATTCAATAACCTCTACTTAGGATTTTCAGTACGATTGAATTATTTGGTATCCAACAAAAGACCTGAAGGATTTGATAATCTTTTCATACCAGGTTACAACCGAACGTATGATGGAAAGTTTGGTGCAGGATTTAACTACACACTAAGTTATTTTATCCCAATTTACAAGAAAAACAAAAAATCAGAAGAGAAAAAATAATAAAGGAAGTGTTACGAAAGTAACGCTTTTTTTATGAACACAAAATCTCAAATCGATGAGCTTTAACCATAAGCAAAGAAATTTAACCATCAATAAATTCAAACAAAAGTCAACAAACAAACATTAAATCTGTTAAAATCAAAATGTAATTCCTAAATAAAATGCTATATTTGGTTAAAATAAGTATTTTTCGAAATAAACACAATTAAAACCAAATGAAAATAAATTATTTATTTAGAAATAGTATTATTGCTATTGTTGTTGTTTCTTTAATTTCTTCACCTATTTATGCTTGCACAGGTATTACATTACTTTCTAAAGATGGTGGTGTAGTTGTTGCACGAACTGTGGAATGGGCTTTAAATGATGCACAACACAATCAATTATTAATAGTCCCTAGAAATAAAGAATTTAAAGCACAAACACCCGAAGGAACAAACGGTAAAAACTGGAAAGGCAAATATGGTTTTGTTACTCTAACTGCTTACGGACAACCTTATGGTCCAGATGGAATAAACGAAGAAGGTTTATATGTTGGTGTATATTATTTACCCGGCTTTGCAGAATATGCAGTTTACGACAAAACAAAAGCATCCAAATCTATGAGTGTGGGTGATTTAATGCAATGGATGCTCTCTTCATTTAATACTGTAGATGAAGCTATAAAACACCTTAACGAAGTTATTGTGGTAAATGTTGAAAATAAAGATTTTGGAGGTGCAGCGTTGCCTTTTCATTTTAAAATTGTTG
It encodes the following:
- a CDS encoding DUF6048 family protein, with protein sequence MLKYIFSIGLLCVSFLGNAQSKDTTKVLFPERYGLRLGADLHKIARSFYEEDYRGFEIVGDYRLTKRFYLAGELGNEDKTIDDDRLNFTTKGTYFKVGFDYNSFENWLDMENMIYIGMRYGVSSFNHTLNSYKIYDPTNYYGENIVISGEKFSGLNASWLEVVGGIKAELFNNLYLGFSVRLNYLVSNKRPEGFDNLFIPGYNRTYDGKFGAGFNYTLSYFIPIYKKNKKSEEKK
- a CDS encoding DUF6452 family protein, which translates into the protein MKKIVFITLSLLLAVSFWNCEKDDICAEGTPTTPRVIIEFYDDANPTVLKNVTNLKVTESVQTEGFAFNGVSKIQVPLRTNDIQTILHFTANGDDSDITNDNLDEITFNYATQEVYISRACGYKMTFQLNTTDGTVLTTDTNNWIQNIVISQPNIENENEIHVKIYF